DNA sequence from the Thiosulfativibrio zosterae genome:
GCCACGCGACATAGAACCCGGTGCCGGTGACTTTAGCGACACCTACCTTTATACCGTGGACGACCTTCAAGAAATCATTGAAGAAAATAAACGCTCGCGCCAAGATGCCGCACAGGCTGCTGAAGAAATTATTGATGTGCAAGCCGAAGCGTTTATGACGCAATATCTGTCGATTCAAAAGGTCAACCCCCTGATTCAACAGTACCGCACCAATGCTTATGAATTGCGCGACCAAGCGCTCAAAGACGCCCTACACCATTTAAAAAATGGCGACTCTGCCGAACTGGTAATCACCAAACTGGCTAATCAACTCACCAATAAATTATTGCACACCCCCACCTCTCAGCTACACCAAGCAGGGGTTACAGGTAACGAAGCTCTCATCGCCGCAGCTCAAGAATTACTATTGCCAAAAAAACATTAGCGTCTTCAACTTTTATCCGCTGCTTGCCAGTGACACGAAGCTAACGCTCTCTTAAATTAAAAAATAAAGACCTTCCATGAAAAATTCGATTCGCGCAAAACTAGAAACCTTAGTTGAAAGACTGGATGAACTTAATCACCTCATTTCAGACCCTGACACCATTTCAGACCAAAACAAGTTTCGCAACCTCAGCAAAGAACATTCGCAACTGACACCCGTTGTTGAAAGTTTTAACCAGTTTTGTAAAGCCGAAGCCAATCTTGCAGAAGCGCAAGCGATGGTTAACTCGGGGGATGCCGACCTTAAAGAAATGGCACTTGAAGAAATTCCCGAACTTGAATCTGAAATTGAAACGCTTGAATTAGATTTGCAAAAAATGTTACTGCCCAAAGACCCCAATGATGATGCGAACATATTTTTAGAAATTCGTGCGGGCACGGGTGGTGACGAGGCTGCGATTTTTGCAGGTGACCTATTTCGTATGTACAGCCGTTATGCCGAAACCAAACGCTGGCAAGTGGAAGTTTTAAATACCAATGAAGGCGAACATGGCGGATACAAAGAAATCATTTGCCGTATTATTGGCGACGGTGCTTATTCCAAACTGAAGTTCGAATCAGGCGCACATAGAGTGCAACGCGTTCCCGCAACCGAAACCCAAGGCCGCGTCCATACCTCTGCTGCCACCGTTGTCATCATGGCCGAAGCGCCAGATGTTGAACAAGTCGACCTAAATCCTGCGGACCTTAAAGTCGATACCTTTCGCGCTTCAGGTGCGGGTGGACAGCATGTTAACAAAACGGATTCGGCCATTCGTATTACCCATATCCCCACAGGAACCGTGGTTGAATGCCAAGATGAACGCTCGCAACATAAAAACCGCGCAAGAGCCATGTCCTTGTTGGCGGCACGCATCATGGACGAACGCCAACGCAAACACGATGCCGTCATTGCGCAAGAGCGTAAAAGTTTAGTCGGCACAGGCGATCGTTCGGAGCGTATTCGCACCTATAACTATCCACAAGGTCGCGTAACCGATCATCGCATCAACTTAACGCTTTATAAGCTAGACGAAATCATGCAAGGTGCTTTAGGTCAAGTGTTAGACCCTCTTGCCCACGAGTATCAAGCAGAACTGTTGGCCAGCCTGAGTGGTGATAACGCCGCATGACCCCATTAACGCTGGTGGAAGCACTGCATCTTGGAAAGCATCGCCTAACCAGCGATACGGCTCGATTGGATGCTGAAGTTTTACTGGCGTTTGTGCTGCAAAAAGACCGAACCTACCTTTACACCTGGCCTGAAAAACAACTCTCCGCAGAACAATCCCAGCAATTTTTAGAACTGATTCAGCAACGCCAGCTCGGTCACCCTGTGGCGCATTTAACGGGGCAACGCGAGTTTTGGGGGCTTAACTTAACCGTTAATCGTCATACGCTTATCCCTCGACCTGACACTGAAGTCCTTGTAGAAGTGGCTTTGGAAAAACTGCAGGGATTGCAACACCCGAAAGTATTAGACATGGGCACCGGGTCTGGCGCGATTATTTGCGCCATCAAATCAGAACGCCCCGACTCAGAAGCGACTGCGCTGGACTTTCAACTCGAAGCCTTAGCCATCGCCCAGCAAAATGCCAAACAGTTCAACTTGGATATTCAATTTATTCACAGCAATTGGTTTAACGCTATTGCGAATCAAACTTTCGACCTAATTGTATCCAACCCACCCTACATTGAAGAACAAGACCCCCACTTATCGCAAGGTGATGTGCGCTTTGAACCCATCACCGCACTCACGGCTGGCATGTCTGGATTAGACGATATTCAACACCTCATTAAGGCGGCAAAAAGCCATTTAAATGACCAGGCCTGGTTGATTTTAGAGCACGGTTATAATCAAGAAGCCAGTGTTCAAGCCTTGTTTTCTGAACATGGATATCAACAAATTCAAACCGTTAAAGATTATCAACAAAATGCCCGAGTGACGCTAGGGCAATGGTTGCAAACACCGGAGACCAACAGATGAACTTTGATAAAACAG
Encoded proteins:
- the prfA gene encoding peptide chain release factor 1, whose translation is MKNSIRAKLETLVERLDELNHLISDPDTISDQNKFRNLSKEHSQLTPVVESFNQFCKAEANLAEAQAMVNSGDADLKEMALEEIPELESEIETLELDLQKMLLPKDPNDDANIFLEIRAGTGGDEAAIFAGDLFRMYSRYAETKRWQVEVLNTNEGEHGGYKEIICRIIGDGAYSKLKFESGAHRVQRVPATETQGRVHTSAATVVIMAEAPDVEQVDLNPADLKVDTFRASGAGGQHVNKTDSAIRITHIPTGTVVECQDERSQHKNRARAMSLLAARIMDERQRKHDAVIAQERKSLVGTGDRSERIRTYNYPQGRVTDHRINLTLYKLDEIMQGALGQVLDPLAHEYQAELLASLSGDNAA
- the prmC gene encoding peptide chain release factor N(5)-glutamine methyltransferase, yielding MTPLTLVEALHLGKHRLTSDTARLDAEVLLAFVLQKDRTYLYTWPEKQLSAEQSQQFLELIQQRQLGHPVAHLTGQREFWGLNLTVNRHTLIPRPDTEVLVEVALEKLQGLQHPKVLDMGTGSGAIICAIKSERPDSEATALDFQLEALAIAQQNAKQFNLDIQFIHSNWFNAIANQTFDLIVSNPPYIEEQDPHLSQGDVRFEPITALTAGMSGLDDIQHLIKAAKSHLNDQAWLILEHGYNQEASVQALFSEHGYQQIQTVKDYQQNARVTLGQWLQTPETNR